Proteins encoded by one window of Haliotis asinina isolate JCU_RB_2024 chromosome 6, JCU_Hal_asi_v2, whole genome shotgun sequence:
- the LOC137287771 gene encoding protein fem-1 homolog C-like codes for MEKRTPVMAAAEHGHRKMVELLVKHGANLLLSDIRGNNILHCACTAGHFDIVKYLLSLNSVDINSRGMEKRTPVMVAGQHGHRKVVELLVKHGANLLLSDIRGNNILHCACTAGHFDIVKYLLSLNSVDINSRGMEKRTPVMVAGQHGHKKVVELLVKHGADL; via the coding sequence ATGGAGAAGAGGACACCAGTGATGGCAGCAGCTGAGCATGGCCATAGGAAAATGGTGGAACTACTCGTGAAACATGGCGCTAATCTGTTGTTAAGTGATATACGTGggaacaacatccttcactgtgCGTGTACCGCTGGACATtttgacattgtgaaatatctcCTCTCACTGAACTCGGTGGACATCAACAGCAGGGGGATGGAGAAGAGGACACCAGTGATGGTAGCGGGTCAGCATGGCCATAGGAAAGTGGTGGAACTACTCGTGAAACATGGCGCTAATCTGTTGTTAAGTGATATACGTGggaacaacatccttcactgtgCGTGTACCGCTGGACATtttgacattgtgaaatatctcCTCTCACTGAACTCGGTGGACATCAACAGCAGGGGGATGGAGAAGAGGACACCAGTGATGGTAGCAGGCCAACATGGCCATAAGAAAGTGGTGGAACTACTCGTAAAACATGGAGCTGATCTATAG
- the LOC137287772 gene encoding ankyrin repeat domain-containing protein 50-like, with translation MWAASEGHREVVKLLVSNGANVSHVDRFGINILHAACLGGDKEVVKYILSKNTLDINDRVRCGRTAVMLAAKNGHQDVVELLVGKGANLSLVDKTGDNILHCACRGGDAEVVKYILSQEMLDINNLGPRKKTPVIVDINKRGWKRRTPVMVAAEQGHKEVVELLVKHGTDLSLKVASNLHGACYSGQFYAVNCVLSLNLVDLKRGGWKNRIPMMVAAKVGSKDIVEWLLRNEANLSLRDEEDQNILHLASHKGHVDVVKYVLSLNSVGINSRGMEDRTPVMAAAENGQKEVVELLVEHGANLVLCDMDGNNILHIACYEGHLDVVKYLLSLNSVDINSRVFFDDDTSDGSSRKWSQGTGGTTRETWS, from the coding sequence ATGTGGGCAGCCAGTGAGGGACATAGAGAAGTGGTGAAACTGCTTGTAAGTAATGGAGCTAACGTGTCACACGTCGATAGATTTGGCATCAACATACTTCATGCAGCCTGTCTTGGAGGAGATAAAGAGGTGGTGAAGTATATCCTTTCAAAAAACACGTTGGACATAAATGATAGAGTACGGTGTGGTAGAACAGCTGTGATGCTGGCAGCAAAGAACGGACACCAAGACGTGGTGGAGTTGCTTGTAGGCAAGGGAGCTAACTTGTCACTCGTGGATAAAACaggtgacaacatccttcactgcGCTTGTAGGGGAGGAGATGCGGAGGTGGTGAAGTACATCCTCTCACAGGAGATGCTTGACATCAACAATCTGGGGCCCCGCAAGAAGACTCCAGTGATAGTGGACATTAACAAGAGGGGATGGAAGAGGAGGACACCAGTAATGGTAGCAGCAGAACAGGGACATAAAGAAGTAGTGGAATTACTTGTAAAACATGGAACTGACCTGTCTCTCAAGGTTGCTAGCAACCTACATGGTGCCTGTTACAGCGGACAGTTTTATGCAGTGAATTGCGTCCTCTCACTAAACTTGGTGGATCTAAAAAGGGGGGGATGGAAAAATAGGATACCTATGATGGTAGCAGCAAAAGTGGGAAGTAAAGACATTGTGGAATGGTTACTGAGGAATGAAGCTAATCTCTCACTCAGAGATGAagaggatcaaaacattcttcacCTGGCGTCGCACAAAGGACATGTGGACGTTGTGAAATATGTACTGTCACTGAACTCAGTGGGTATAAACAGCAGGGGAATGGAAGATAGGACACCTGTGATGGCAGCAGCAGAAAATGGTCAAAAAGAAGTGGTGGAACTACTCGTAGAACATGGCGCCAATCTGGTACTATGTGATATGGATGGGAACAACATCCTCCACATAGCCTGTTACGAAGGCCATCTTGATGTAGTAAAATATCTCCTCTCACTAAACTCAGTGGACATTAACAGCAGGGTTTTTTTTGATGATGACACCAGTGATGGCAGCAGTAGAAAATGGTCACAGGGAACTGGTGGAACTACTCGTGAAACATGGAGCTAA
- the LOC137287773 gene encoding zonadhesin-like produces MPHHHPNRPATCPITIPTDQPHAPSLSQQTSHMPHHYPNRAATCPITIPTDQPHAPSLSQQSSHMPHHHPNRPATCPITIPTDQPHAPSLSQQTSHMPHHYPNRPATCPITIPTDQPHAPSLSKQTSHMPNHYPNRPATCPITIPTDQPHAPSLSQQTSHMPHHYPNRPATCPITIPTDQPHAPSPSQQSSHMPHHHSNRAATCPITIPTDQPHAPSPSQQTSHMPHHDPNRPATCPITIPTEQPHAPSPSQQTSHMPHHHPNRPATCPITIPTDQPHAPSLSQKTSHMPHHYPNRPATCPITIPTDQPHTHQDPQASHTLRHNSYRPATCPITIPTDQPHAPSLSQQTSHMPHHYPNRPATSPSLSQQTSHMPHHYPNRPATCPITIPTEQPHAPSPFQQSSHMPHHHPNRPATCPITIPTDQPHAQSRSQQTSHMPHHYPNRAATCPITIPTDQPHAPSPSQQTSHMPHHHPNRPATCPITIPTDQPHAPSLSQQTSHMPHHYPNRPATYPSGSTG; encoded by the coding sequence ATGCCCCATCACCATCCCAACAGACCAGCCACATGCCCCATCACCATCCCAACAGACCAGCCACATGCCCCATCACTATCCCAACAGACCAGCCACATGCCCCATCACTATCCCAACAGAGCAGCCACATGCCCCATCACTATCCCAACAGACCAGCCACATGCCCCATCACTATCCCAACAGAGCAGCCACATGCCCCATCACCATCCAAACAGACCAGCCACATGCCCCATCACTATCCCAACAGACCAGCCACATGCCCCATCACTATCCCAACAGACCAGCCACATGCCCCATCACTACCCCAACAGACCAGCCACATGCCCCATCACTATCCCAACAGACCAGCCACATGCTCCATCACTATCCAAACAGACCAGCCACATGCCCAATCACTATCCCAACAGACCAGCCACATGCCCCATCACTATCCCAACAGACCAGCCACATGCCCCATCACTATCCCAACAGACCAGCCACATGCCCCATCACTATCCCAACAGACCAGCCACATGCCCCATCACTATCCCAACAGACCAGCCACATGCCCCATCACCATCCCAACAGAGCAGCCACATGCCCCATCACCATTCCAACAGAGCAGCCACATGCCCCATCACCATCCCAACAGACCAGCCACATGCCCCATCACCATCCCAACAGACCAGCCACATGCCCCATCACGATCCCAACAGACCAGCCACATGCCCCATCACTATCCCAACAGAGCAGCCACATGCCCCATCACCATCCCAACAGACCAGCCACATGCCCCATCACCATCCCAACAGACCAGCCACATGCCCCATCACCATCCCAACAGACCAGCCACATGCCCCATCACTATCCCAAAAGACCAGCCACATGCCCCATCACTATCCCAACAGACCAGCCACATGCCCCATCACTATCCCAACAGACCAGCCACATACCCATCAGGATCCACAGGCTAGCCACACACTCCGTCACAATTCCTACAGACCAGCCACATGCCCCATCACTATCCCAACAGACCAGCCACATGCCCCATCACTATCCCAACAGACCAGCCACATGCCCCATCACTATCCCAACAGACCAGCCACATCCCCATCACTATCCCAACAGACCAGCCACATGCCCCATCACTATCCCAACAGACCAGCCACATGCCCCATCACCATCCCAACAGAGCAGCCACATGCCCCATCACCATTCCAACAGAGCAGCCACATGCCCCATCACCATCCCAACAGACCAGCCACATGCCCCATCACCATCCCAACAGACCAGCCACATGCCCAGTCACGATCCCAACAGACCAGCCACATGCCCCATCACTATCCCAACAGAGCAGCCACATGCCCCATCACCATCCCAACAGACCAGCCACATGCCCCATCACCATCCCAACAGACCAGCCACATGCCCCATCACCATCCCAACAGACCAGCCACATGCCCCATCACTATCCCAACAGACCAGCCACATGCCCCATCACTATCCCAACAGACCAGCCACATGCCCCATCACTATCCCAACAGACCAGCCACATACCCATCAGGATCCACAGGCTAG
- the LOC137287774 gene encoding uncharacterized protein encodes MPHHYPNRPATCPITIPTDQPHAPSLSQQTSHIPITIPTEQPHAPSLSQQTSHMPHHHPNRPATCPITIPTDQPHAPSPSQQSSHMPHHHPNRAATCPITIPTDQPHAPSLSQQTSHMPHHYPNRPATCPITIPTDQPHAPSLSQQTSHMPHHYPNRPATCPITIPTDQPHAPSLSQQTSHMPHHYPNRPATCPITIPTEQPHTHQYDTCPVTKP; translated from the coding sequence ATGCCCCATCACTATCCCAACAGACCAGCCACATGCCCCATCACTATCCCAACAGACCAGCCACATGCCCCATCACTATCCCAACAGACCAGCCACATCCCCATCACTATCCCAACAGAGCAGCCACATGCCCCATCACTATCCCAACAGACCAGCCACATGCCCCATCACCATCCCAACAGACCAGCCACATGCCCCATCACCATCCCAACAGACCAGCCACATGCCCCATCACCATCCCAACAGAGCAGCCACATGCCCCATCACCATCCCAACAGAGCAGCCACATGCCCCATCACTATCCCAACAGACCAGCCACATGCCCCATCACTATCCCAACAGACCAGCCACATGCCCCATCACTATCCCAACAGACCAGCCACATGCCCCATCACTATCCCAACAGACCAGCCACATGCCCCATCACTATCCCAACAGACCAGCCACATGCCCCATCACTATCCCAACAGACCAGCCACATGCCCCATCACTATCCCAACAGACCAGCCACATGCCCCATCACTGTCCCAACAGACCAGCCACATGCCCCATCACTATCCCAACAGACCAGCCACATGCCCCATCACTATCCCAACAGAGCAGCCACATACCCATCAGTATGACACATGCCCTGTCACTAAACCATGA